The sequence CTAATAGTCCGTTTGCGCCAATGGATTCACATGCAGATTCTGCAAGATTCGCTACCATCACACTGTGATGATAAGTACCCGGCGCATCGGTCAGCAGCTTCTTTAATAATGGTTGTGTAGGGCTTGATAGCTCCACCAGCCTCATGGAAGAAAGTATGCCAAACCCGGCCTCGAAAAACGGAAGGAAACCGATTGTTAATATAGAGGAACCGATTCCTGATACCAGGGCAAACACGAGATAATACACATATTCGCTATTGGAATAAGAAGTACCGCTTAACAGAACTAAAAACGCCAGGATCAATATATTCACAAGAGCTACATAAATACCCGCTCTTAAAATATTCGAGCGCTGATTGCGGCTCACCAGGAAAAGAATCCCTGAAACTCCACTGAATAACGTATAAATAGCGATCTCTATATCGATTGAACCAGAGAACTGATGGTGAAAGACGATACTTGAGCAGGCTGATAGTATAAATATCATCATCATGGCAATCCGCTCATTCAATAAAATCCTCAGTATCATCCCCGTGAATGCAGCAGGTAATATAAAGGCAATATCATTGATCTCCATCTGGTCTATTAATCCCACAATCTTCATGATCAGCAGTGAAATCACAAATACGATACTTGTAAGGATTAAATAGTTCTGTTTTCGTTCTTCTGTTACTTCCAGGGTGTAGAAAAAGTAATACAGAGAACTGATTATGACAAGGACAAAGAGGGCTAGTCCAATATAGGGCTTGAAAGAGAACGTATTTTCTACCATCCCCATTGATTTCAGGATACTGTATACTTTCGGTGTAATCAGGTCTCCATCCTGTACAATGACTCCACCTTCAATGATTTCAACCTTTTGAACATTAACTTCAGCGAGTTTCTTCAACTCATCGGTTTTTTCTGCGTCGTAATACTGAGTAGGCTCAAGGGCAACATTTCCAAGCGCAACAGCCGCTGTAGTCAGATCACCTTTAAAACTATAGCTCGTGATCCTTTGTTCTAAATTGAATCTCGCTTCTTTTAACTCATCCTCTTTCACACCATTCTCCATAATGACTTTCAATTGAGTGGAAACGATCGTCTCCAATCGATCCAAGTCTTCTTCTGGTGCTTCTAAAAGGGTTTTTAATACTGAGTCATTCAAACCATTGGTCACATTATTAT is a genomic window of Rossellomorea sp. y25 containing:
- a CDS encoding HD family phosphohydrolase, with product MQTHPFLLKIRSILSYRLFTNLLFVLLGIIVFGVLYGNVKPKTLDINLYEEAPTTIRAPKKFVDDEATEKKREEAKAEVANVYTTKEGAVDNSISLLRSLIESVKEVKAETKDEETEDLKPSPGADINEQLKLLKGKLPKDKDNNVTNGLNDSVLKTLLEAPEEDLDRLETIVSTQLKVIMENGVKEDELKEARFNLEQRITSYSFKGDLTTAAVALGNVALEPTQYYDAEKTDELKKLAEVNVQKVEIIEGGVIVQDGDLITPKVYSILKSMGMVENTFSFKPYIGLALFVLVIISSLYYFFYTLEVTEERKQNYLILTSIVFVISLLIMKIVGLIDQMEINDIAFILPAAFTGMILRILLNERIAMMMIFILSACSSIVFHHQFSGSIDIEIAIYTLFSGVSGILFLVSRNQRSNILRAGIYVALVNILILAFLVLLSGTSYSNSEYVYYLVFALVSGIGSSILTIGFLPFFEAGFGILSSMRLVELSSPTQPLLKKLLTDAPGTYHHSVMVANLAESACESIGANGLLARVGCYYHDVGKSKRPHFFIENQLNMENPHDRVSPETSRDVIISHASDGADMLRKHKLPKEIVDIAEQHHGTTLLKYFYYKAKEQGKDVKEEDYRYPGPKPQTREAAIISIADSVEAAVRSKTSPTQGEIQQLVHSIVQDRLQDGQFNECDISLKQLETVKRSLCETLNGIFHPRIEYPELKAKGEEA